A genomic stretch from Algoriphagus halophilus includes:
- a CDS encoding SusD/RagB family nutrient-binding outer membrane lipoprotein, translating to MKKIYSILLSGLLLTAAGCDGDFSDINTNPNSAGSNVFDPNLILPTVSYNYGNMMTGYTGAILFQSMWVQVMASTSTGGANYYSNADKYVASGSTNSYIQNVWNNGYASASRVYQMQKLAEEKGFNNLQAVGTIWKVLTLSFVSDIYGDIPYSEALQAEDGITTPAYDSQSAAYTAMLSDLDNAISSISDSGDPIRNDVLYGGDLAKWKKLGYSIMLRMAMRLVDADPSTAQTYVTKAVSGGVFTSPADEAVLVSDQNNGYSNSSANALNVTDDVYEVRWSDNLIDFLKSTNDPRLPIVAEVPAAGLAANRSAAAGNSDPAVQIGLPNGYDLRGGSTDVSNEPNYPGPTGSGDDVAPIGAYSRPTAIYRDRNAPVFILTYAEIQLLLADAAARGINVPGSASSYYAAGVEAALTSIGKFGGGSVSAGDAAAYAAANPLDTSSSSASLKMINEQIWATTGLFANFVESWNNWKRSGYPELTPVNYTGNFSGGQIPTRQVYPASESTTNPEGLANAISNMGGDTWTTKMWWDK from the coding sequence ATGAAAAAAATATATAGCATATTGTTATCAGGCCTTCTCTTAACAGCTGCTGGTTGTGATGGGGATTTTTCCGATATCAATACCAACCCAAACAGTGCAGGTTCCAATGTTTTTGATCCTAACCTGATTTTACCAACTGTTTCTTATAACTATGGAAACATGATGACTGGTTATACCGGTGCCATCTTGTTTCAGAGTATGTGGGTACAAGTGATGGCTTCTACTTCTACAGGAGGTGCCAATTATTATTCTAATGCAGATAAATACGTGGCATCAGGTAGTACCAACAGTTATATCCAAAATGTTTGGAATAATGGGTATGCATCTGCTTCTAGAGTGTACCAAATGCAAAAACTAGCTGAAGAAAAAGGATTTAATAATCTTCAGGCTGTAGGTACCATTTGGAAAGTCTTGACACTGTCATTTGTGTCGGATATTTATGGGGATATTCCTTACAGCGAGGCATTACAGGCGGAAGATGGAATTACAACTCCTGCTTATGATTCACAGTCTGCTGCTTATACAGCGATGCTTTCTGATCTAGACAATGCCATTTCTTCCATATCAGATTCAGGTGATCCTATCAGAAATGATGTGCTTTATGGAGGTGATTTGGCGAAATGGAAAAAGTTAGGTTATTCCATTATGTTAAGAATGGCCATGAGATTGGTGGACGCGGATCCTTCAACTGCCCAGACCTATGTTACAAAGGCAGTTTCAGGAGGTGTATTTACATCTCCAGCTGATGAGGCTGTACTGGTTTCAGATCAAAATAATGGCTATTCAAATTCTAGTGCCAATGCACTGAATGTAACTGACGATGTGTATGAAGTTCGCTGGTCTGATAATTTAATTGATTTCCTAAAATCTACAAATGACCCTAGGTTGCCAATTGTTGCAGAGGTACCTGCTGCTGGTCTTGCCGCAAATAGAAGTGCCGCAGCTGGAAATAGTGACCCAGCTGTACAAATTGGACTTCCTAACGGTTATGATTTGAGAGGTGGAAGTACTGATGTTTCAAATGAGCCAAATTATCCAGGCCCTACTGGTTCTGGTGATGACGTAGCACCAATTGGTGCTTATTCAAGACCAACAGCCATTTACAGAGATCGAAATGCTCCTGTATTCATTCTGACCTATGCTGAAATCCAATTGCTATTGGCTGATGCTGCAGCAAGAGGTATTAATGTTCCAGGTTCTGCATCAAGTTATTATGCAGCAGGAGTTGAAGCAGCATTGACTTCCATTGGTAAATTTGGAGGAGGAAGTGTTTCAGCTGGGGATGCGGCAGCTTATGCGGCGGCAAATCCATTGGATACTAGCAGTTCTTCCGCTTCTTTGAAAATGATCAATGAGCAAATCTGGGCAACTACTGGATTGTTTGCAAATTTCGTTGAGTCTTGGAACAATTGGAAGCGTTCTGGATATCCAGAGCTAACTCCTGTAAACTACACAGGAAATTTCTCAGGAGGCCAAATTCCAACAAGACAGGTTTATCCTGCTTCTGAGAGTACTACAAACCCAGAAGGCCTTGCTAATGCAATTTCTAACATGGGTGGTGATACTTGGACCACTAAAATGTGGTGGGATAAATAA